One Spinacia oleracea cultivar Varoflay chromosome 4, BTI_SOV_V1, whole genome shotgun sequence DNA segment encodes these proteins:
- the LOC110787202 gene encoding suppressor of mec-8 and unc-52 protein homolog 2 has protein sequence MPANKNYHKEKALRRKEEKPEEPELPKYRDRAKERREDQNPDYEASDLGFHAVAPPGNVDLKAADSQKLAIERSKYLGGDVEHTHLVKGLDYALLQKVRSEMDKKPEGEEDTDGKARVVKDDQPVTFRTATAKSVYQWIIKPQSVAKTNEMFLPGRMSFIFDMDNVYSHDIPTTLHRSKADCPVPEEMVTVSVDGSVLDRIAKIMSYLRQGSSGKILKKKKKEKEVKGKLTTVISEYDDFEKPPKPDGLSSKNQNEEILPPPPPPPPLIKDTLETRDKQVPVVARVEEDDIFVGAGVDYEVPSKDMSQSPVSEDMEESPKNKERTSYFNEPVYGPVPPADPSQDWNQNGYAAAAVHAQAIDGGVYQGEYQYADQLAYPDQYADQLAYPDQYLQQMQAYDMQANANILQDPRLMSQEEKDRGLGSVFKRDDQRLQQLREKDAREKDPNFISESYSECYPGYQSYNHEIVDSDDEGDLSKMDMGGRAKGRLHRWDFETEEEWATYNEQKEAMPKAAFQFGVKMQDGRKTRKNKEQKLNNDLHKINKIIARKKGDKGEKGENDDDASYDDVQSSGKKPRIS, from the exons ATGCCTGCCAACAAGAATTACCACAAAGAAAAGGCCCTCCGTCGAAA GGAGGAAAAGCCAGAAGAACCAGAACTGCCAAAATATCGTGATCGTGCAAAGGAGCGGAGAGAAGACCAGAATCCTGATTATGAGGCTTCCGATCTGGGATTTCATGCGGTTGCTCCTCCCGGCAATGTTGATCTCAA GGCAGCTGATTCACAGAAGTTGGCAATAGAGCGGAGCAAGTACCTTGGAG GTGATGTGGAGCATACTCACTTGGTCAAGGGTTTGGATTATGCTTTACTTCAGAAAGTAAGAAGTGAGATGGACAAAAAGCCAGAAGGTGAAGAAGATACTGATGGAAAAGCTAG GGTAGTTAAGGACGACCAGCCTGTAACATTCCGAACAGCAACTGCAAAG TCTGTTTACCAATGGATCATCAAGCCTCAGAGTGTCGCCAAAACTAATGAGATGTTTCTTCCTGGACGTATGTCATTTATTTTTGACATG GACAATGTTTATTCTCATGATATCCCAACTACGTTGCATAGAAGTAAAGCTGACTGTCCAGTACCCGAG GAAATGGTTACTGTAAGTGTTGATGGTTCTGTGCTGGACCGAATTGCAAAAATTATGTCTTATCTCCGTCAAGGATCATCTGGAAAGATTctcaagaaaaagaagaaggagAAAGAAGTGAAAG GGAAACTCACTACTGTTATCAGCGAGTATGATGATTTTGAGAAACCACCAAAACCTGATGGCCTGTCATCAAAGAATCAGAATGAAGAAATTCTTCCCCcgccacccccacccccacctctGATAAAGGACACCCTCGAAACTAGAGACAAACAAGTCCCAGTTGTTGCTCGAGTTGAAGAGGATGATATCTTTGTTGGTGCTGGTGTTGATTACGAAGTCCCAAGCAAAGATATGAGTCAAAGCCCCGTTTCAGAAGACATGGAAGAGTCTCCTAAGAACAAGGAAAGGACTTCCTATTTCAATGAACCTGTTTATGGACCCGTGCCACCTGCCGATCCTTCCCAAGATTGGAATCAG AACGGctatgctgctgctgctgtacaCGCTCAAGCTATAGACGGCGGGGTTTATCAGGGGGAGTACCAATATGCAGATCAGTTGGCCTATCCTGATCAGTATGCTGATCAGTTGGCCTATCCTGATCAATATCTCCAGCAGATGCAGGCTTATGATATGCAAGCTAATGCAAACATCCTTCAAGATCCTCGTCTCATGAGTCAAGAGGAGAAGGATAGAGGATTAGGTTCTGTGTTTAAGCGGGATGATCAAAGACTTCAACAACTTAGGGAAAAAGATGCTCGGGAAAAGGATCCCAACTTCATATCTGAAAGTTATTCTGAATGTTACCCTGGTTATCAATCATATAATCATGAGATTGTGGACAGTGATGACGAAGGTGACTTGTCAAAAATGGATATGGGCGGACGT GCGAAAGGCCGTCTTCATCGGTGGGATTTCGAGACAGAGGAGGAGTGGGCCACGTACAACGAGCAGAAGGAAGCAATGCCGAAGGCTGCTTTCCAGTTCGGTGTGAAGATGCAAGATGGGCGAAAAACACGGAAGAACAAGGAGCAAAAGCTCAACAACGATCTTCACAAGATTAATAAGATCATTGCTCGGAAAAAGGGTGATAAGGGGGAGAAAGGGGAGAACGACGATGATGCGTCTTATGATGATGTACAGTCTTCTGGAAAGAAGCCTCGCATAAGTTAG